One Magnolia sinica isolate HGM2019 chromosome 2, MsV1, whole genome shotgun sequence genomic window, CGAGTTGTatagctggtttttttttttttttgtatagttTGTTTTTGTCATTGGGTTGCTTCGGCTAAATATAatcttcaataataataataataataataataataatgtaactCAAACAATATATCAAGAATGCTGgaagtatttttaaaatatatatgtaacatatagaTGCCAAACACTAGCGAAAAAAAGAAGGTAGATCAGACTTTCTCCAGTTCCAGTGTTAATTACATATGTGCTTGTATCATTGGcatgaaatttttgaaatttgaagaATAATTTTACACAAACAATTGAAATTTGTTAATCCCACAAGCATAAGTAGAACAGCCCCTGTATATGCTTCCACACCTGAATCAGGCCAATCTGCTCAGAAGGTGAGGTACAATGTACAagacaaatggatggttgaaaagagTTGCTGAACCGACTGCATGCAATGTACACAAGTGCTgcacctgatgagtgggccagcTTCATGTGCTAGGGTATCAAAACTTCGCAGGGTATCAAAACTTCGCAGCCCACCTAATGCACACATTGAATCTTGCACATTGCCATGTTGCCACATGGAAGCCTGTGTGGGGTGGGCTACCTACAAGTGCATGGGTTCAGTGAACCTCATACCAAATGATTGGCAGGTTTCATACCAAATGATTGGCAGGTTGGTAGCCATACCATGAAATGTGGCGGTGACCCATCTGTGATTGCTCCATTTCATCCGTTTTCTTTTTTATAGCCAATTTCAAATCCTTGACTGTGGCAGAGTTCGACACTGCAACATCTTCACAAACGAAGTAAACTGATCAGTTGGGAAAAACCAAATAAATGCATCAGATAACTCTTTCTAACGAAACCTATAACAAGATCATATATAAGATGGGTTCTTTGGGTCTTGTAAGTAATAAGTAACTAAGCTAGAGATATAAAGCTATAAGATCCCTCAGGTGAGAAGTGGTGAATAAGTTAGCTTAGACATCAACTACCTAACATATCAAGACAGTCAAAAAGTTCATACAGTCAACTGTAACTTCCTGCAGCAAACGAAGAATGGAGTTTGGATACAAGTAAAAGAATAGATGTATCTGCCCGTAGTTTCATCACACCAGCTctaaaagtttttcttttttttagtaatgaaaaaaaaaatggtattaaaTGGGAAAGAAATACAGGACTCGAGAAAAGGAATCAAAGATCAGTCAGTGACATATACATCACTCCTTTAGCAAGGGTATCAGCGAGATAGCCTCTTTGACACAACCAGATATTGCAATCCTTGGTAACACACACAGCAAGTCTGGATCTGACTGTATACATGAGATCTGGAACTCCAAACCAATCTGATGCACAGACAATGCCGATCTGAAATCTGTAACGCTTCAGATCTGGGTCTTGATTGACAATAAACCACTTGAAGAAGCAGAAATCAACAGATAATGGATAACCAGACAATGTCACACCACCCAGTCCACTGCGTAGTCCAGAAGTTCTAATTGCATTCCACCAAAAGAAAGAATCCCATATACCCATTCCACAAATGGTTCAAGACTAAAATATAGCTTTAATcctcttggatttggattctcGTCTCTTGCTATCTTTGACTATAATCAATTGCACCTCTATTCAGAGAATCCTCCTAGATATGGGttcttgctttttttttctttttttcttctaaacATTATCAGCAGTTGACACCTAAGCTGCAAATTTAGAAAGGGAAAAACAGCTAATAAAGACTCTAGAACAAATGAGAAGTTACCAAATTATCCATGCTTGTGGACTATTATGCATCCAGCTCATGTGTGGGGGCAGTTTGGTCATTTTCAGCATTGCATATGGGCATTTCTAGGCTTTTTCAAGCAACCAGTTGATATAATAAAGGGCACCCACATGCAGGGGCACTTTAGTCATTGTCTATCCAACTGATTAGCTTTCTCATGACTCCCCTCACAGGTGTAGTCTGTGGGACCCCACTTTATATCATCTTTGACACAAATATTGGCTAATGCCAGGTTGCATCAGTCCTGAGAAAACGAGAAACAGAAACCTTCAACGTAGACATCACCAAGTAACCAGCCATAAGGAAAGAATAGGTGAAATGATCTCATTCAATCTGGAAATGAATAATAGGTGAAGATATCTAACAACCACGACAACTGATTAATAGTTTTTCATGATTACTCACTTGGAATTcaaaaaaattagatatataatgagttcatatcattccaATGTCATCCAATACAAGCAACAAAATTCAACTAAAAACTAACAACAAAAGTCAGCTTTTGTCCCGGCAGTGATGGAATGATCTAAGCAAACCTTCTATAATAGCCTTATCAACTATTCTGCTAAGTGCTTCTGCCATTACCATGAACAATAATGGGGAGATGGTTGCCCTGAAGAATACCTCTGGATCCTTCAAAGAATCATGTTGGAAATCACATGATTTCTAACTTTAAGGGTGCATTTGGCAGTTGTGTAAAACTATACATGAAAACAAATGCAAACCAATTCTATTGATGATACCAACCAGGATCATGTCAAAGTGAAATTACATAATTCATATGGGTGCATTTGGAAGTCATGAGAAAGTTGAACGAGCAAGATGCTTCTCCACCAAATTTTGCATCCAATTCATTTCAACTGAAACTCATCAAATGCGATTTGGATCAGAGGAGAACAAAACCAAATCATGTGTGTTCTGGCTCCAGTTCCTCCACTGTCAATGCATGGCAGAATTGATACCGCTATAAAAATGCTTGGCAGAATTGATGTTTTTGCTAGTAACTAGGAGTCCAGCCCAATGCACCTTAAACAAATCAGAACCAATTCCACCAAAGAAGCCAACAAAGATCATCTCTATTGAAATTGGATTAATTGTGTCTAGTTTATAGAAGTGGGAACCTCATGCCTCAAGGGTTTCCCCTCAAGGcaacgaggaaaaaaaaaaaaaaaagaaacctcaAGGCTGTTCCTAAGTCTTACATATGAACGTGGCCTAAGCCTCAACCTTCAGGCATACACCTCAAATGAGGCATAAGCCAAACGTATTTAGGCAAAAATAGACTActatttttagtttttgtttctttttttttctatttttagacagTTTTTCCTGTAGTTCCATGAATGAGTGGCAATGCCTTAGGTTATCCACTGTTGATCTATGTTaatggtgaaccacaccacaagggCATGTACATGTGCAGGCCCATGCTTGTTTTCAACTCAccatcaaggtattccgtaatggtaacagtggccataacagccaccaccattactGTCACGATACTCCtttccataacagctgttatgaccttttttatttatttctttcttttttcttttcttttttgaagaaaACCTGTATTGGCTCAATAACGGATATTATAGGGCTCTTACAGGTCCCTTTTTTTtggtaacggctgttacagcacACTACGCTCACCATATTTGTAATTTTTGGTGGTATGAGTTGCATTTAGATATGGATAGTCCAATCAATTGATTTGAACCACACTTTGTAGGCCATAGCACAAAGATCACGCCAATCGAATTATCTAACCATTTGATCAGCTATCTACAAAATGTGCACGCACGCGCCGGGGGGGATGTGGATGTTTATAGAAAATGGTCTGGTAATCAATTTGAGCATCCATTTGAAAGCCCCCATGTTCCCTTGCTTTCACTAAAAAATTATCCGAATGAACCCATTCGTGGCTTCAAAAATGGACACCTTTCATAATGATATGATCATTTGATGACTGTTACCTTTGCATAGTGGCCAGTGAACTCTTTGCCAGACCTACAAATCTGATTTTTTTCCGTTTTTGCAGGATGTCCTGCAGGTTTCTTGCTGTAAAGATCTGGCTTTTCCGGTGCAGATTCCAAAAACTCCCAACAACTGCTGAACCCAAACCCCTCTGCTGCAATAAGCTAAACCATATCCCTCAGAGCCTCAAACTTTCCAGCCGCAGGCCTGTGAACACCCTGGAAAATCTGTAAGCAGCACTGAAACCTACCCTAATTGAACCTTGCACTTAAACACACACAAACCACCCCCaactacccccccccccccccccgaaagGTAATTATAATCTCATTAAAGAAGAGGCAAAGTCTCACAactgtaaataaaaataaaaatagaagaaataaCTGGTAACTGATTTGTATTTATTCCATACCATCCTGTCTTTTCTCCAGCACAGGGCCAATTCCTTGAAGCTGGTTCATCAAGCCAATGAACTCACCAACTTCCTCATCTGACAAATTCCTCCTATATGAGAGAGACCACACTACCTCATGACTTAAGATGGAGGAACACTGAACAATTGAGATATTTGCAATTGGGGATAAACTAGCAAGCCTTGGAAAATCTTCACAGAGAGCTCTCTCCCGACCAAATATCATTCCAAAACCAAGTTCTAGACCCATCTCCTGATGAGAATCTAACTCCTTGAATTTGTTACTTGTTCTAACTATTAATTTCCATATAGCTGATGATGCATAGTAAAGCGAAGACTCCCTCACCTTCCCCCCTCCTCCATCACCCTGTACTTGCCCATAGCTACCTCCTTCCATAAGCTTCCCTCTTCAGCTTTAGAGCTCCATAACCATTTCCCAAGCAATGCTCCATTCAAGGTTTCCAGCTTCTTTATCCCTGCACCTCCTTTCCTAGTTGGCTTGCACGCCTATTCCCATTTAAGACAATGAAATTTGTGCTTGTCTTCAGCTCCCTATCCAGCACCATCTTTGGGCACTTGAATAGGGACATGAGGCATATCAGTAAGTTTGATAAAGCTGCCTTGATTAAGGTTAGCCTTCCTCATGTTGAAAGACGTCGGCTCTTCCACCTTAATATCTTCCTTTCAACTCTCTCTAATACCCTACGCCATAAATGCTTTGTCAACTTGTTGATGCATAATGGAAGACCTAGGTACATCGAAGGGAAAGACCCATCCCTGCATCTGAATGTCTCCACCAACTTTATCACCTCCTCCCTAGAGGAACCTACACCCAGCATTTCGCTTTTGAGGTTGTTCACTTTTAGACCCGATACAGCTTCGAAATATCAAATGATTTTCCTTAAATTGTCAATTTTGGCTTCTTCCATGTCACAAAAGAGCAAAATATTGTCAACGTACTCAGCCGAACCCTCCTTGGGGGCCCCACTTTACATAGGTTCCACTTCACAagagtcacccaccccgagtgtgtccccacatcccacaggctaccccactcaaggctggtgtgaaaatgtccctacattaatcacccccggtgaggagtctcgaacacaagacctccctctatgatatcattttttttattttttaaagatgacGATTGTATTAATTATAAAAAAGGagacaaaaaggaagaaaagtcCGTTGAGATAGTAGACAAAACTACAAGCCTAAAAACAGCATATCGCAACCCTTCAGGGATTCTACATGAATGGCCCACTCAATCAATCGCTGCTTAGCCCTAGACGAGACTGCCCCTGCTGAATTAGAAATGTCCCTAAAACAtctattgtttctttcttcccgAACTAACCACCATACAATGAAAATCGTCATTCTCCAGATCTTTGTTCTAGCTTTACCGATATGAACACCGTGCCACACTTGCAAGAAGAGGTTAGCCGCAGCCGAGGCGCACCAGTTGATGTTGAATCGACAATAGAAATCTGACCAAATAGAGGATATGAATGAGCAATGTAGCAAAAGGTGGTCGACATATTCTTCTTCCAGCATACAACATAAACAAATATTTGGGAGGATCATCCTTTTCTCCGTAAGTTATCCACTGTCAGAATTTTCCTTTTGCCTGCTAACCAACCGAAAACCAGGATCTTAGGAGGAATAGCATATTTCCAAAATTTGGAGAACTGAAGAGGGTCTGACTCAGTGAGATTGTTGTGGAGACGATTGTATAGAGACCTAACAAAGAATCTACTGGATTTATCTAGCTTCCATATAATGTTGTCTGAGGATGCCTGGGAAGGATAAGTCGCATAGATGCACTCCAAtagatatcaatttgatgcaggaaaattaaccacttgctctaaaagcttgaattggtagagagtggcgaatcaatccctttatctcatagcccaggccccacatcccatgggttaggacctcggccaaaccctcctcatgggccccacttcgcaTGGGTTCTACTTCACATGAGTCtcccaccccgagtgtatccATGCATtgcacaggctaccccactcgagcccggtgtgaaaattccCCCTGCATTAGAGACCCACTGCCATGCCCCTATCCAGCATCTTGCTCAAAGCCTCCATCACCACTACAAGCGAGAATGGGGACAACAGGTCACCTTGCCACAACCCTCTAGAAGCTTTGAAGAATCCTTAAGGAGATCCATTCACCATGACCAAAAATGTAGCTGACCAAATGCAAGCCTGGCATGCTCTCCAATGTTGACCACACCCTAACCTTCCTAGCATATAAATCCATGTGAGCATAAGCTTTTTCAGTATCAAGCTTGCATATGATAACTTTCTTGCCTTTCTAGTTACACAAATCAATGAATTCAAGCTACTAAGGCTTTGTCAAAAATATGCCTGCCAGCTACAAAGGCACTTTAAGCATCCAAAATAACAAATGCCAACACCGAGCAAAACCCATGACTTTAGCTAAGATTTTACAAGGCCCTGCCATCAAACTGATGGGTCTAAAATCCATCAAACTTTCTGCCCTTTCTTATGAATAAGCACAATGAAGGAAGCCCCCAACTCAGACACAAGTTGACCACTCACATAACTCTGCCCCCAAACTTcggaacccccccccccccaaaaaaaaaagccatTGGAAAACCATCTGGCCCCAGCGCCCTGTCCCTTCCCAAATCATCCAATTTTGTCTTAATTTCTTCCTCATAAAATGGAGCTTCAAGACTAGCAGCCTCCTCTCCTGGGATCACCTTAAAAGCAAGGTCATCTATCTTCAGCCTTACCAACTCCTCACTAGTGACAAGTTACTTGTAAAACAAAGCTACTACCTCGCACACCCTAGACTTTCTTCCAATCTTGCCCCATCCACCACAATGTTAAGGATTTTGTTGTTCCTCACCCTTGCACTTGCTacaacattaaaaaataaataaaaataatataaaaaaatgtgTTCGTATTGCCCTCTTTTAGGCATGTGGCTCTCTACCACTGCTtccattaattttattttatttgtctcCTTCAATTGATTTTCTAATCAAGCGCCAGAGAATCTCTCACTATTCAGTAACTTCTCTTTCGATAATTCCAGTGCCTCTTCCTTATTGTCAAGAGCTTGGATATCATAAAGGATTCTTTCCATCCCCGCTTTCCAACTCCCGAGCACCACCTTCCTCTACACAATGATTTTTACTATCAGCAAtttaagtttctaaaatagagaAAAGCCGACACACCCCTTCACCTTGAAAGATGATGACCACTCTTTCACTTTCTCAACGAACCCCTCCACCTCAAGCCAAATAAGATCAAATCTAAACAGCTTTGGCCCCCAATCATCTTCCTTAACGTCACACATAATAGGGAAGTGATCTCAAATGGGACATGAAAACTCCTTTCGAGAAACTAGGGAAAATCTCGAACCGATTCAGCTTCAACTTCATCACCCTTTCTTGATCCTTGGATTGGACCACGTGAATTTTACATCACCCATAGGCAAATCCACCATGGCATTTCAAATTAACCTGATGGAGAACTCCCTCATGCTCATGCTTCAATTAATGCAACCCCCTCCCAACTTCTCAAAAGAAAATCTTACTATATTCAAATTACCCCCCACACACCATGGCAGTTCTCACCTCTAGCAAATGGAGTTTAAGTCTACCCAAAACTAAGCCTACTAACAGGGAGAATTTGGGCCATACATTGCTATGAAGACCCAATAGAATCTTGAAGTCGAATCCTTCAATAGAACAGAAGCCAAGAATTGACCAAGTCACTAGTCCTCGCGACACCAGAGGCCAACATCCCAAATCATAGCAATATTGCTCACTATCGCTATTGCGTCCAACGCCAACCAGTTTTTAGGCTGACCTCCCTAAACCGTGTTAACCATTGTCTGGCGCAAAGACTGCATTTTCGTTTCCTAAAGGGCAACAATCTGAACCTTGAATTTCTTGCAGATAACCCTGATCTGGAGTCTTTTCCATGACAACCCAGGCCCCTCACATTCCAGCTAATGATCTTCATTAAGCACATTTCCTAACCCCTCTGCCCCTATCCGCCCCCTAGACAAATCTCCATCCCTATAATTAACAGTGGACACCAAGTTCTTCAGCTCTCTCCTTCCTTTGATGACTCTGCCCCCTTTATCCTAGCCCAATACTTGGGCTTTTAAATTTTTCCTTCCCTCCACAAATTGAAAAAGGGTAATGTAGTCATCCTCACTATCCTCGAAAGTGACTCCGATCAATCTCATAACGTGCCCTAAAGCATCCCTTATCCATTGCATTCCCCTGACCATTGAAACTGGACTTCCATCCCCTTAAAGAAGCATTGAACAACCACATGACTTACACGCCACTATCTAGAACCAGCCTCCCCTTAAAGAAGCATTGAACACCAAGCACTAAATGTTGCAGGCACGACCTATATCCCTCGGACTCTACATCAATTCCGAGCTTCCATAACTCCAAACACCTACAGAACTACCAAAGCCCTATCCTCAGTCCTCACAAGGATTGATCTCTGCCTCTACTAGCGCCAAAGCGACATCCTCATCACTGTCGCCCAAAGCCACAAATGAAGATGGCCTCTACCAAACAGATCTCGACTCTTACACGCCACTATCTAGAACCAGCCCAAGGAGATAAAGAAGAGGCCTAACACGAATCCCTTATCAAATAGAGGAGAGGATTTGCACGTGTCTTCGATTAATAACCAATCCAAGTGCAACGAGAATTCCTTCAGCGTCACACGAACACCGTCGCCTACGTGATTGAGGCTTAAGGCACTAACCTAGACACCCGTCACCTTGAGCAAAACGTCTTCAACAGCTGTCATACCACATATCCCCTATTCCATCCGCCCTCTCGTTAGCAATGACAGTTACCAAGACATGCATCACAACAATGTAGATGAAGGCAGCACAAGCCCTAAGAGAGAGCGATGAAGACCTTAAAAACTGCCTATTTTGAAATTTGAGCCTTCTTTTAGCCCTGGTTTTAGTGTAGCAACCCTTAACCAATCCCTTATGTCAATCCAAATTTGTGTACCTACAACCCCTGATCCAGTCATTCATCTCAACCCCCATCATAGCCAAATTCCAACCTGAATCTACCCGATTATTACCCACCTCCCACAAGTTTATGCCCACCAGGAGTGGATTTTCGTATGGTTCTGGATGGCCAATCATAATCAAATTGATGTTATGATGGCCATATTGTAGTTAACGAAATAGATGTGGGAGACAAAAAGTGATCTCAAAGGTAAAATATGAGATTGAGTATTAGATTGTTTGCCGCAGAGGAGAACAATAAGAAAACTAATTCCAACCATGGAACAAACCAAGGCAAGAGGGATATATGGAGTCAGGAAATTGCTGCCCTAGGCACCTCCAGGCTTCAAACGCCAGGTGGAGATCATCCCAGTTAAGGATATGTGTATGAGACCTACTTAGGGTATCAACAGCCTCAACACACAGCAAAGACCAAGGTTGCCCATGGCCCCTCATCATGATTACCCTAATCATGTAGAAACAACGTGGATTATGTATACAAGGTCACCCATGGCCTCATCTCATGATTATCCTAATTATGCATAGACAATGCCAATTTTATGGACACGAGTGCAAGACCTACTAAGGGCATCAACAGCTTTGACACCCACAACAAGGACCAAAATCACCCATGGCTCCTCATCATGATTATCCTAATTATGCAAAGACGATTCCAATTATGGGTACAAGAATGAGATCCAAGGGTTTCAGCAATCCTTCAAGATGATGCCAATAATGGGTAGTATGAGACCTATCAGCAACCTCAACAACATATGGCAAGGACCAAGATCACACATGGCCCCTCTTCATGATTATCCTAAAGAAAATGCCAGTTATGAATACGAGTACAAGACCTACCAAGGGTATCAGTAGCCTCAACACTACACAACAAGGACCAAGGGCGCCCATGGCCCTTCATCATTATTATCTCGATTATATTCAACTTCCTCACGCAAAAGACATGACATAGCACATAAAGGTAGAAGCTGAAGATAATGCCAGCAACCTTGATCGAAAGCCCTCTACAATCAGCACTAATCAAGCTACAATTTATTTTTAAGTGGTGGCAGATGACTGACAATGTCAAGCTATAACGTTCCTGCGTGTCGGTGTTATTTTCATCCTTGGTGAATTTTCGTCCACAActagttttctttctttgatccTAGTTAACATTAATGGGCCCACGTAATTCCCAGGCAATGAAGAACACATGGTGTGGCCGACATGCGACGTGCTCATCTACGGAGAAATACAAGACGGTGAAACGGAAAATTCATAAAAGGAGGAAGGAAGAGGACGCACCGAAGGAGGTGTCGTCCATCTTGAGGACGGAGATTTTCATGGCGCTGCCCATTTCCAAGTTTATTAAGGTTTCGACATCAGAGAGAGATGGTTTCTTCGGTATGTCGGAGAGCACGGGATCCTCGAGAAGGGCGGAGAGCATGGACTGCAACCTAGCCTTCTTCAacgcattgctgctgctgctgctgctgctgctgctgtaacCAATTGAATTCTCGACCTTGGAGGAGTTGGAGGATTCCATGCCGTTtgaacgatgatgatgatgatgatgatgatgaaatgagAGAAGTATGAATGAAGTCGTTTAGGGGTTTTTTCTTCTTCGGATAGAGAACTGATCACTTGAGGCAAGGTAGCTCAACTCGTGGTACCGTACCATCTTTTCCGGCAACACGCCACCTGTGTAGGAGATCGGCACCATTAAGGCCGTCGGCCCCACCGagaagatcacctggcacaaaaatcagaccGGACcacttatcaaatgggccacactgttggaatCAACGGACAGTCGATGGTTTGACTTAACAACGGAAAATACAAACAtgggcttgatacaaaacttttcggccccaggaagtttttattagtgagctttcaatcaccactgctccACTTAAGATTGctaatctcctaaaatgagccggaaaaatgtATCAAAATACATGTATTATAGTAtagtggatctacctgatttatgtattttatccgctttgttcatctattttattcgataattttaattctaaacctaaaaatgaatcatgtttAAACCTCAGGTGAAACACCGTAGGAAAGAATGTGAATTAAACATTTACTGGTGAAAAATTCCTAGGggcatggaagttttagatcaagctgatatttgtgttttccctagtttggatgacaaataaacatcactgtgggccctggaAATGTTTCGACGGTGAAAATTATTCCCATtgttggtccacctgagattcggatatgcttcaagtttaatttcaacccctaaaatgagctgcaaaaacgGATAAATAGGGTGGGTAAATCACGTAcattatgcttcaattttaatttcaacccttagaatgagctggaataatggatgaataGGGTGTATAAATCACGTACATTTAGGGTGGGCCAAATAGAATTTACTCGGTGGGATAAAAGCAAACTGAGTAACTCATGACGCATCCCGATTTCTGCAGTGGTCACCATCGAATCCGAGTCCGATCAACCTCCAGGGGAGTCCctggtgttattttctttttcttttttcttttttttttttcgatttcgaATGACCAAACGCTTCTGCTTGTAAGAGTTGGGATGAAAAGACCCCATCTTCGTTTTCCTTACAAAAAGCACTCAGTGAAAATTAATATAAACGACCCCTTCCGTCTGCCTCCGTCAGCGCGAGTAAACATTTAGCCGTTGGCAGAGGAACCGGGGCGGCTTCGGGGGATCCCCCGAGGTGGGTGAATCcgggacccaccgtgatttatgtagcTTACACCCACGCTGTCCGTCTTTTTTAAAGCTCGTATTAGGgcattactaaaaaaaaaaaaagaagcaaattcaaatcttaagtggactacaccacaaggaaacagtggtgattgaatccccactattaaaaacttcttagaggctaccaaaatgtttatttgccatccaaacttttGGTAAGATTAAAATGGCATAGATGAAGGGGCCACTCAATTATcttcttgatccataactttgggggcccacatgaagtttttaatggtcaatcaccattgtttggttcaactgagatttggatctgcttcagttttgggatcatgccctaaaatgagtatggttggatggcatggatgtaaagaACATACGTCATGGTTGGCCCccgggccccacagtaagggatccCACTCACCTTGGTGGATCGGGGATCCATTGAAGCTGCGCCCCAGAGAAACATATATCACACTGTGATACatgttgcaaaatattgattttataaaatatatttaaaattaaaatataatagaatatattaaaagttttgtaaaaagcttttttgggggtttttaagaatagtcctacatgggaaagggaagagaatattttgtggtttaaatgaaaacagtggagtattataatatttgcttacttagtccaaggactatggaccttacgCGCGCGAGCTCGGGCTCGGTCTCCGTCTCGATCAtggtgcgagggcatgggcatgtgaggcagtgtggctatagaagcgctagtggcgcactttgcacttcgcatgtcCGTATTGTATCAcggagggtcgctccttcgcgacattaagcgaaccggagcgagacgtgtgtctcacaacagtcagcatgcagcagcttaatggcccattcACAACAATAAGAAAACGATCATCAAAcagctagttttctccaacagctagaaaacggtcatgggatttaattccctggaccataacccccagccaccatagcctataaaaggagggcctggataggtttccaaaccatctctcaacccactctagTAGACcaatacgaactgagacagtccttcactcctctcctatactccagtAATTTCAGGTAGACAGTAAAGGTTGAACCTTTGCTTGAttaacagaccaacggtgtggtctagaacggttcaactaaaCCAGTGGCTGAATacttgaccagtgcagtggtctaaatcacatattttcttctttttctttcttctgggATTTTTTCTTCTATTATATTTCTGCCAGACTGAGTGTAAaagagttccaataggtgggcTTTCATGTTTGttaaacgcagacccacaccaggctcgtcgtatcctataaGCAGTTTGCCTGTAActtatcagcatactcaattcacttgagtaggggcaaataacgctttaaggacagcgttttagacgtgcttcagcctgtccttagttCTGATCATCGTGATTTTTTGGTTTCCATATTTTATAGAAATATTTTATTCTATATAATTtaaaacaatcttaaagcgttatttatgatggaagccgatagtgtttcatccatcaagttgatgaatcaggacttgatacgtcttgatcggttcgatggaaccaaatttacaagatggcaagacaagctgaaatttcttctgACGGCGGTAAAGATATACTACATATTAGATTTAAATCTACAAGCATTACCTGAAGCATCCTACacagacacacctgaacaggtggctgcccgcatcaaacgagctgaagacgaactcttg contains:
- the LOC131237126 gene encoding U11/U12 small nuclear ribonucleoprotein 25 kDa protein isoform X1; amino-acid sequence: MESSNSSKVENSIGYSSSSSSSSSNALKKARLQSMLSALLEDPVLSDIPKKPSLSDVETLINLEMGSAMKISVLKMDDTSFDVAVSNSATVKDLKLAIKKKTDEMEQSQMGHRHISWRHVWANFCLSHHNEKLIDDNAILQDFGIRNSSQVHFVPCVVSRVTQRHSRRKKHRFFHGLSKRL
- the LOC131237126 gene encoding U11/U12 small nuclear ribonucleoprotein 25 kDa protein isoform X2, producing MESSNSSKVENSIGYSSSSSSSSSNALKKARLQSMLSALLEDPVLSDIPKKPSLSDVETLINLEMGSAMKISVLKMDDTSFDVAVSNSATVKDLKLAIKKKTDEMEQSQMGHRHISWVFSERIGTIRVLCPGSFPKGLARVLCLG